AATCCTGCTCAGTGTAATAAGGAATGATTTCATCAACTGCATTCACTGCTTTCAACTGAATATATCTCTCAACAATTGTTTGTGTAGGTTTATTCTTTGTAGGACGGTCATGTGACGGATCAATCTGTAGACCTACAATAAGATAATCACAGACTGTTTTAGCTTCTTCCAACATTTTGATGTGACCTGCATGCAAAAGATCAAACGAGGAAAATGTAATTCCTATTCTTTCCGTTTTCATATTTTTCGTGTGTAATTTTAGTTAAAATTAATTTTTTCTTGATTCTAAATATTTCTGCCATTCCCAAACAGTTTTCAAGGCTTCTTCCAAAGAAGTTTCAGACTTCCAGTTGAGTTCTCTTTCTGCTTTATCAGCATTGGCATAAGCGATTGTAATATCACCTTCTCTCCTATCGCAAATTTGATAAGGTACAGCAACTTCATTTGCAGATTCAAAAGCCTGTACAACTTCCAAAACTGATGACCCTTTTCCTGTTCCCAGATTATAAACATCAATTACAGTTTCTTCAGAATTTTTGCTTATCAAACTTTTCAAAGCTGCAACATGCGCTTTAGCTAGATCTACAACATAAATATAGTCACGAATTGGCGTTCCGTCTTCTGTAGGATAATCATTTCCCCAAATACTTAATTTTTCCCGAATTCCAGCTGCAGTCTGCATCACATAAGGAACCAAATTATTGGGAACTCCAATCGGTAATTCCCCAAGCAAAGCTGAAGGATGCGCTCCAATTGGATTAAAATATCTTAACAAGCCAATTTTACTTTTATAAGATTTAGCAAAATCTTTTAAGATTTCTTCTCCCATTTGCTTTGTCTTCCCATAAACACTTTCAGGCATTTTCAGTGGAGTATTTTCATCGATTGGCATTTCATCAGCCTGCCCGTAAACCGTACAAGATGAACTGAAAATAAAGTTCGAAATTTTTCTGGTTTTAAATTCCTGAAGAATATTAATCAGAGAAAACAAATTATTTTCGTAATAATCAATTGGTTTTTCCTGGCTTTCGCCAACTGCTTTAAAAGCTGCAAAATTGATACAACCCTCAATTTCATGGGCATCAAAAACCTGATTAAGAAGTTCTTTTCTTTTCAGATCAAAAGGATAAAATATAGGTCGCTTCCCTGTAATTTCCTCAATATTATGTAAAATAAATTTTTCCGAATTGGATAAATCATCAACAATGATTACTTCAAAGTTATTATTGATTAGTTCTACAACCGTATGAGAACCAATATATCCAAGTCCGCCTGTGACTAATATTGCCATTTTTTATTTATGTTTTTTAATTTTGGTTTTGTCCAATTTCCTCTATTTCAAGTTCGTTAATATCTTTTCTAAACTTAAAGTAATTCGTAATAAATAAAATACCTAAAATAATCCCATACACCAAAGGTACTGTATAAAAATCTGTAGAATTTTCACCGAAATCTTTAACAATGAATATTGAATAAAAGAGAAAAAAAGATATAATCAGAAGTATTAAAAACAACACTGCTGAAAAAGTTATAATTGAATTTTTATTTTTTATTATAAACATTATAAGAGAAGTGAATGACAAAATACATATCATAATAATAGCAACAAATGAAAATACATCTATCGAATTATCAAAATTATCAGTTTCAATTCTATTAATTAAACCTATCGAAAAAGAAATGAATAAAATAATGTTTAATGAAAGGATTATCCAATAAACAAATTTATATTTAAAAACTCTCTTTTTCATTTATCCCATAAACTCCAAAACAGCATCAGTAATATACTTCAACTGCTCTTCATCCAATTCTGTGTGCATCGGAAGGGAAATTACCTGATCCAAAAGCTTGTCTGTATTCACAAAATCAGCATCATTGCTTTCCTGATAATACGCTTTCTGTTTTCTTAATGCAACAGGGTAATAAATCATCGCCGGAATTTCTTTTTCAGTAAGGAACTTTTGTAATTCATTACGTTTTCCGTTCAAAATTCTCAAAGTATATTGATGAAAAACATGAGTTGAATTTTCAGATCTTTTCGGAGTCAGGATATTTTCATTCCCGGCAAAAGCTTCGTCATAATAATCAGCAGCTTTTCTTCTTGCATCGTTGTAAGAATCAAGATTCGGAAGTTTTTTTCTTAAAATTGCAGCCTGGATACTGTCTAATCTTGAGTTTACCCCTACTTCGTCATGGTAATATCTTTCATACATTCCATGGTTTACAATTCCTCTTAAACGGTGAGCAAGCTCATCATTATTCGTGAAAATTGCTCCACCATCGCCGTAACAACCTAAATTTTTAGATGGAAAAAAAGAAGTTGTTCCAACAGTAGACATCGTTCCTGCATGTCTCACTTCTCCACTAGAAAAAGTATATTGAGAACCGATTGCCTGTGCATTGTCTTCAATCAAAAATAAATTATGTTCTTCAGCAATTTTTAAAATCTCCTCCATATTCGCACATTGTCCGAAAATATGAACCGGAATAATTGCCTTTGTTTTAGGAGTAATTGCTTTTTTTATCGCCTCTGTTGAGATAGTAAAAGTATCGTAATCTACATCTACCAATACAGATTTTAGTTTTAATAAATGAATAACTTCAACGGTAGCTGCAAAAGTAAAATCAGCGGTGATTACCTCGTCTCCTTCCTGTAAATCTAAACCCATCAAAGCAATCTGCAAGGCATCAGTACCGTTGGCGCAAGGAATTACATGTTTTACATCTAAATAAGTTTCCATTTCGTTTTGGAAAGATTTCACTTCCGGTCCGTTAATAAAAGCAGCAGAATCCATTACATTTAAAACCGCATTGTCTACATCATTTTTTATTTTGTAATACTGACTCTGCAAGTCAACCATCTGTATCTTTTTCATATAAATTTTATTTTTTAAGTTTTGTAAAATTGCTTTTAGGTTTTAGATTTTATTTTTCCTAATAAAGCAATTTCTTAAACGAATATTTTCGTAAAAATAAGGATTTTAAAGTGCTATCAAAAATTTTATTGATTTTGTTTTATCTTTATAAAAAATTATTAGATGAAAAAACTTTTACTGTTTTGTTTTTTAGCAGGTTACTCCACTTCTTTTGCACAAACTGAACTTGTTTTTGTTTATTTTACCGGTAAACCCAATAAAGCTGCATTTTATGCCAATCCACTTTCTGAGTTGAGTCAAAAATCGCTCAACAGACGTACTGCATTGGGAATCGCATTAAATGATCAGGACGCTCCCATCGAGCAATCTTATATTCAAAATCTACAAAATTTAGGATTTACGATCACCGATTATTCAAAATGGCTGAATGGTGTTGCCGTAAATGCCAATCAGGCGCAGGTTAATTTAATTAAAACACAACCTTTTGTACAATCAGTAGAAAGTTTTGCTAAAAATTCTTCTTTAGTTTTAAAAACTCAAAATACCAATAAATGGTCAGATTTTGAATCAACTCAGAAAAACCAGACTGTTTTTGATTACGGTTCAGGCTCAGAACAAATCGACCAAATCAATTTAAGACCACTCCATCTTGCCGGATTTACCGGAACTGGAGTGACAATCGCTGTAATTGATACAGGATTTCCGACCGTAAATACAGGTTCGGCATTTTCCAGATTATGGACCAATAATAAAATAAAAGGCGGTTATGATTTTGTTTCAAAAGGTACGGACATCTATAATCCTTCGCTAAATGGCCACGGAACAGTGGTTTTAGGAGCAATTGGCGGTTATATTGCTGATACTTTTGTGGGTTCTGCTCCCGATGCAGATTTTTATCTTTACCGTAGTGAAAATTCAGCAGTTGAAGTTCCTGAAGAAGAATTATATTGGATTGAAGCTGCAGAAGAAGCCGACAGAAAAGGTGTAGATATTATCACAACTTCTTTAGGATACAATAATTTTGATGACCCAAAATACAGCTACACTTACAACGACATGAACGGTACAAAATCTTTCATTGGAAGAGCCAGCGAAATTGCTGTAAACAAAGGGATTTTTGTTTTAATTGCAGCCGGAAATTCTGGTGAAGTTCCTTGGCATTACATCACAACTCCGGCAGACAATGTTAAAGTTTTCAGCATTGGTTCGGTAGATTCAGCAGGAAATGCTTCTGCATTTTCGTCTTACGGTCCCAATTCTTTAGGAATGATAAAACCAGATGCAAGTACAAGAGGAACTTCATCTGCAACAGTAGACAATAATACGATCATCTCAGTTTCGGGAACATCCATTGCAACGCCCATCGCAGCGGGTGGAGTTGCCTGTTTAATTCAGGCTTTTCCGGGAATGAATAGAGATTTGATGAGAACAAACTTAAGACAGAATGCTTCATTATTTCCTGCACACAACGATCAAATGGGATACGGAATTCTTAATTTTGGAAGTTTTTATAACTCTACATTAAATACTTCAGAACTCGTTAAAAAGAATACGATAGTAATCTTCCCAAACCCAGTAAAAAACATCCTGAATATTGCAACCGAAGCACAAATTATTTCAACCGAAGTTTACGATAATCTGGGAAGAATGATTTTAAAATCTGCTCAAAAATCCATCAAAGTAGAAGATTTTGCAAAAGGAACATATTATTTAAAAATCCAGACTAAGGATAAAATATATTATGAAAAGTTTTTGAAACAATAATCAGATTATTGTTTCAAAAATTCTAAAATATCCTGATTGAGCTGATCTGCATTTTCAAAAGGAATCATGTGAGTGGTATCTTTATAGATTTTCAGTTCTGAGTTAGGCATTTGTTTCGCCAAAAATTCGGTATGGCTTTGTTTGATGACATCTTTTTCACCAGCAATCACCAACACTTTATTCTGAATTTTATTTAATTGTTTTTCACTGATATTCGGTTCTTTCAACATCAGTTTCAGGAGTCTTCTTTCATTCAGTTTTTCAGGATTATTTTGAAGCTGTAACACTTTATATTTAATATTAAAATTATTGAGTAATTCCTGATCAACACCATCCGGAAAAGCATTTGCGCCAATTGTAATCAATCGATTTAAATTCTTTGGATATATTAAAGCAAATTCTAATCCTGTATTTCCGCCATCACTCCACCCTGCAATATTGATCTTTTGTAATCCCAAATGATCAGCCAAAGCTTTTACATCATCTGCAAAAATCTTATAATCTAGATCATTTTTAGTTTTATCAATGCTTTTTCCTTGCGCTCTTGTATCCATCACAATCACTTTATATTGTTTTGAAAGCACAGGAATCTGCTGATAAAAATCTTTTATACTTCCCGAATTTCCGTGAAGTAAAAAAAGAGGTTCACCTTCACCATACACTTCATAATAAAGATCTGCATTCTTAAGATTCAATATCTTTCCAACTTCCAGATTTTTTCCGTACACACTTTCTTCAGAAGCGATCTGATAAGTACTTACATCCGGAAAAAAAGAAGCAATACTTTCCTCACTCAATTCTTCGTGCTTATTTTCATCTTTTGCATTTTTATCCACTTTTACATCAATATTTATGGCCGGAGCAGCAATGGTCATTTTCTTCCATTCATCATAAAATTTTCTTATATATCCTGTTCTGAAAAGCGCAGCACTGATATTTAGTCGACCTTCAAACTCTTTCAAAAACTGAATTCCCACAAAAAATTTTCCCTGAACCCAAATATTTTTGTCATTCACATCCAAAGTAAAAGTTCCGTCAACAATTTTATCTTTTGTTAATTCAACCGTGATTTCTTCATCCAAAATACTTTCGTTCGGCAAACCATTCTTTTCATTATAAATCGTATACCGCATAATTACAGGTCGGTCTGCTGTAATACTTGCAATATTAAGATTAATGTTTTTGATTTTAGATTTTTTACTCGCTTTAAATTCCAATGCTGTTTCGCCTAAAAAATCTTCTTTTTTAAATTCCGGATTTACCGAATACATCACACTTTTAGTCTTCGTATTCACTCCCCAATTTTTATCGACTAATTTTTTAGTTTTTAAAACAACCTCCTGAATGTTTTTTACTTTTTCTTTCAGATAAATCTTCTGTTGATCTTGCTTCACAAAATTGGCAACAGTTTCAGTAAAAGGTTCGTATCCTGCAACTTCGACTTTAATTTTGTTGGAAGTATTTGCTTTAGAAAGATCGATTGTAAAATTTCCGTTTTCATCGGTAATGACCCCAATATTTTCTTTGTCTACACCAATTTTGGCATAAGAAACCGGTTGATTTTCATTTTTAGAAATTACAGTTCCCGAAATGGTTTGTGAATAATAAAAACCTGCGGTAAAAAGAAGTAATGTAAAGTTGGGCTTTTTCATGATAATAATTTTGAAGCAAAAATCTCAAATCCGCCTATCAATCACTCATAAAATCCTATTAAATTTGAGCTTTGTTTAGTTAAAAATAATATAAATAATCACGTTAAAGTGAACGGAATTCTTAATTTATTTAAAAGGCTTTCTCTGAATCCACTCTACTTTTGGATTTAATGATGTGAAAATCTTTTCCATAAAAGGATTGATGGCTTTGTTGTTATGTTTTATTAAACCAAAAATCTCTACAGGTTCGGCACCAATTGTAGATTTTATTTCGAGTGCAGTTCTGCCAAAAACAATACGCTTGAACTGATTTGAAATTCCAAATTCGGTCATATCAAAAAGCATATTCAGATAAATATGTTTTTCTTTCTGAATCTCTTTATCATAGCCTAAAAAATAGGTATCAATATCGTTGTTATTAAGAATTAAAGTATAAAAGCCAATCAGTTTTTCATTAAAAAAATATCCGAAGACCTTGAAATTCTCCTCCAGATTTTGCTTCATACTTTCAAAATGATCTTTTGTGAGAAAAAAGGTATTGAAGGGAGCGTTTTCTGCAACATTTTGATACAGAATATTCATTTCATTCTGATGCTTTTTAATCGACTGAATATCTAATTCTAATTTTTGAATTCCATCAATCTTTTTCTTTGCTGATTTCAGTCTTGCACGATATTTTTTAGATAAATCATTGCTATAATCTTCAAAACAATTCCATTCCGGTTTTATATTTAAAATCATGTTCGGCTGTACTGAAAACCTGTAAAATGATTTAAATTTTTCCTCTTCAAAGTTTTTCAAAAATGATTTCTGATAATCTTTATAAATAATCAATGATGTTTTTCCTAATATTGCTTGAATATTTTGTGAAACTTCATTCAACAAAAGAATCGCTTTTTCAGTTGGAATTTTTGAAGTGTCGAAATAAAAACCGTTTTGCCCGGTCAACATATTATTACCTAAAATCATCACATCTTTACTCAACTGTTTGGTCAAAAAATTTCTTAAACTACACAAAATTTCGTCTTTCTGAAAACTTTTATGTTCAATAAAACTTAAGTATTGAAATAATGCACCACCAATTAATTCTTCATCAGAAAAGAAACCGACAAAACAATATTTCATGTTCATCGGTTTTGATTCTTCCAAAACACTAAAGTATTCTTCAGACAACATAATATTTTGCTGTCCGATGATGATATTCCAATTAATTGGAAGCTCAGTAGTTGAATTAAAAATTTTAAAAGTATAAGGCATAAAAAAGGCCACAAATGCAGCCTTAAAATTTATATTTAAAATTATTTTTGAGTCACCCAGTTAAATCCGTCCATTGCGTACCATCCACAAATAATTCCGCCCATTAAAGTAATAGTGATCGTCCAGAATCCGGTGTTGATGAAAACATATTTCCAAGATTTTCTTTCAAACATTGCATTGATGGCAATTAAAGGAAAAACAAAGAAAATTCCCGTCATAAAAGAATGTAATGCACCGTGACCAAATGAGCGATATGCTTTACCGTAATCATTCATAAAAGCAGCGTAAGAAGGTTTCGCCAAAGTTTCGTCACCGCCAATCATTCCTAAAGCTCCAAACTGATGAATCGTTACAAACTGAAGAAACATTCCGATTAAAAAAGATAAAATAATCGACAAAATAAAGACGACGCCCATATTTGCGCCTTTCATTTTCTCTTCTGTTAATCCACATTCTCTCATCCATGCTTTCCCTAAAAGTTTAGGATTATACCAAATAAATCCCATCACCAAAGGAATCAATGAGGCAAGAAGTATTGCCAGAAAGTTAATTTGTATCATAGTTTTTAGATATAAAACCTGTTTAAACTTTTATTTTTCTGAGAAACAAAATAGAGAAAGCGAGATAATGTAGATTTGTCCAAGTAATATTCAAAGTCTCAAATCTTACTAATAAAGCTTTGAAGCTATCAAGCCATGCATTTGCTTTTTCTATTTTGAATCTTCTTTTATACAACTCATTATCAAAATATTTTTCATTCTTTGTATCCCTGTTACGAGGATTCCCTTTGATATTTCCAATAATTTCTTTTTTATACAGCATATCTCTAAGTTTTTTACTGTCAAAACCAGAGTCGGCATTAAGAAATAATCCCTTACACTCTATATCAGCAGCATCCAGAAGACCGAAAATCTCTTCCAAAGTATCTTCAATATTATAAAGATCATGATGTTCACCGCTTATTGGCTTTCCCATTGAAAGCATTTGTCCCTGATTATCACAGAGAAAAATACAATTACTGGTCTTAGATGATTTTCTTCCCTGATAACCTACCGATTCTCCTCCTGTTTTACTTCGGGTATGGCTTCCATCCAATTGGACACTGGAAAGATCTAATTTCCTTTTATTATTTTGAAGAAGAGAAATCCAAATTCTTTTGAAAGAGCCGTCCTTACACCATTTATTGAAATAATAATAGACTAATTGCCAGCTTATTGTTTCTTTTGAAAAATATTCTTTGAGGCTTAATTCCCGCCATTGGCAGCCTGTTTTCAATCGTTTTATAATGAGTTTAAAGATTTTTCCTAAATCAAATCTCGTGGAAAACCCTCGTTTGCCTTTGCTTAAATGAGGTAAAATCCATTTTTCCAGTTTATCTTTGCTTATGAGTTCCAGATTTTAGTTCTTTTTTTTGCAACTCTAAATTGCTAATTTTCTGGAAACTCTTTTTCTAAAAAGTTTAAACAGGTTTATAGTTTAGTTTCTCAAATCTACATTAAAAATGATTACAAAAAACGTAGTAAAAAAAATATCCGGTCTATTGAAAAAGACTTTGAATAAGTTTGAAGCTTTCAGAAATTCTTTCAGGATTGGTCATATAATAATAAAGAGCGTAAGGAATACCCGGGAAAATCTCTAGAATTATTACAAATAATGGTAATAACAGATAAAGAAATATCGGGAATTTTCTTTTCATCGAAAACTTTTTTATTATTGCATTCCAAATGATTTTTATTCTGTCTTTATCATTCCATAGAATTAGAAAACATAAAAGAAAGTAATATGCAAAACGCCTTGCAAAAGACTGCCCCATTCCTTCATCCATAAAACTGATATCCATTAAAACAATATTGGCAGCAATGGGAATGAAGAAGATAACTCCTAAAATCGCTGTAGATTCAAACAGCAGTAAAATTCCTGCGATGATCTGAAGAATTCCTACAGTTGTTTTTAAAGGTTCGTGATCAAATAAAAACCACATTACTTTAAACAAAGGCAGATCTTTCAACGGAACCAGCAAATCACTGGAAGAAACTCCAAACTGACCATCTACAAGTTTACTATAACCATAATTGATAAAAGTAAAAGCAAGTAAAAATCTCGCTGCTAAAATGAAATAATCCCATTATCTTTTTTTAGGAATCGAACGTAATTTTGCAATCATATTTTTAAGGTTTAATTTTCGTATTTTTGCGCCTCAATCGAAATTTCAAATAAAACTTTCACTCTATAATGAATTACGTTTCAGTCGAAAATCTTACCAAATCATATGGCATCAAAACTTTGTTTAAAAATGTCTCATTTCACGTTAATGAAGGTGACAAAATTGCCATAGTTGCCAAAAACGGCAGCGGAAAATCTACCCTTCTGAAAATTTTGATGGGAAAAGAGATTGCAGACAGCGGTTCTGTAGTTATTAATAAAGATATTCAGGTAGTTTTGTTTGATCAGGAAATCGATTTTGAGTCTGATCTTACTATCGACGAGTTTATGATGACTTTAGATTCTGCTCCTATTTTAGCTTTAAAAAAATATCATCATGCTTTGCTTTCAGGAAATCCGGATGAGATGGAAACAGCACTTGCAGAAATGGAGATTCACAAAGCATGGGATTTGGAAAATGAAATGAGCCAGATTCTTTCTCAGTTGAAAATTACAGATTTAACAGCCAAAATGGGAATGCTTTCGGGTGGACAGATTAAGCGTGTTGCTTTGGCAAAACTTTTAACAGAAACCAGAGCAGAACACCGTCACACTCTTTTAATTATGGATGAGCCAACCAACCACCTTGATGTGGAAATGGTAGAATGGCTTGAAAATTATTTAAATAAAGCAAAAATCACTTTAATTCTTGTTACTCACGACCGTTATTTCCTTGATGCGGTTTGTGGGATTATCTGGGAAATGGAAGATCAGAATATGTACTTCCATAATGGTTCGTATGCGACTTATCTTGAAAACAAAATGATTCGTGAGGATAATATGAATTCTACGATTGACAAAGCGCAAAACCTTTACAGAAAGGAATTGGAATGGATGCGAAGACAACCTAAAGCAAGAACTACCAAATCAAAATCTAGACAAGATGATTTTTACGAAACTGAAAAAGTAGCAAAAACAGATACCCGTAAAGAAAAATTGGAGCTTGATTTTGAAATGAAAAGATTGGGTAACAAAATCCTTGAACTTAAAGATATTTCTAAAAGTTATGGTGATAAATTGTTGCTGAAAGATTTCAGTTATTCTTTCCAAAGAGGAGAAAAAGTAGGGATTGTAGGAAAAAACGGTGCCGGAAAATCTACTTTACTTAACATTATTCAAGGTTTTGAACCAAAAGATTCGGGAGAAATTGAAACCGGAGAAACCATCAAGTTCGGATATTTTTCTCAAAAAGGACTTCAATATAAAGAAGAAGAAAGAGTAATTGATTTCATTAAAGAAATTTCTGAAAACTTCCCTTTGGCAAATGGAAGAACGATTACCGCATCGCAGTTTTTGAGATTATTCTTATTTGATGATCAAACGCAGTATTCACCAATTTCTAAACTTTCGGGTGGTGAAAAAAGAAGACTGCATTTGATGTATATTTTATATCAAAACCCAAACTTTTTGATTTTTGATGAGCCTACCAATGATCTTGACCTTCCTACTTTGACGGTTTTGGAAAACTTCCTTTTAAATTTCCAAGGCAGTTTAATCATCGTTTCTCACGACAGATATTTTATGGATCGTATTGTTGATCATATTTTAGCTTTTGAAGGTGAAGGAAAAATTAAAGATTTCATCGGAAACTTTTCAGAATACCGAGAAAATAAAAAACTGGAAGACGGAAGCCAGAAAAATGAAGATAAAAAAGCAAAAACTGTAGCTGAAAAGGTAGTTGAAAAACCAGTTGTTGCAGATGTTCCGAAAGCTCAAGCTCCAAAAAAGAAGCTTTCTTTCAAAGAACAACGTGAGCTGGAAACCATTGAAAAAGAAATTCCGGAATTTGAAGGAAAAAGAGCCACAATTCTGGAACAACTGAATAATGAAACTGATTACGAAAAAATATCAAAACTTTCTGCAGAATTGGAAAGCCTTGCTGAAAAGCTGGAAAACCATGAGATGAGATGGCTTGAGCTTCAGGACTAAATAAACTAAAAAATAGCTGTTCAGTAATCGAACAGCTATTTTTTTATGATATCTAAAATTACTTTTTTCTGATCAATGTAAAAATACTGTAAAAAAGAAATGCGGTTCCTACAATAAGAAACCCATATTTTAGATATATATTATCCTGAACTAAAGTCATTGCAATTCCTACAAAAAGCAAACCGATGACGGTAAAACTTGAACTTCTTTTTTGCATAATTTATTTTATAGATAGGTGTGTTACTGGCTATATTTGTTACAAAAATCTATTATAATTCAACAACTTTTTCTTTTTTAGAACTTTCAAGAGCGGCTTCAATAATTTTCATATTTTGTATGACTTCATTTCCAAGAGATGGTAAAGCATATCCAAAAACAATGTGTTCGTAGATTTGTTGATAATAATTCATGTAATTTCCGAATTCACTTGAAGTTAAAACTCTTTCAGTTTCGGAATTTTCATTAAAATAATTAAGAATTCCATCAGCTTCTTTTAAAGGCTGCATCCATTCTTTTCCATAAGTTGGAACCGCGCCTGCTACCAATTCATTTTCCTGATTATCTGTACGCTCTTGCAAGAAACTTCCTTTATCACCATGAATTTTATAGGCATAATGGTCTTCCTTGGTAAAAACAGAAGATTTTAATCTCACTCGTAAATCATTTTTATAATACAAAAGAATTTCAAAATAATCGTTGGCAAAACTCTCCCCTTTCATTGAAAAAACATCAGCAAAAAGTTTTTCAGGAAAGCCAAAAAGCTGGACCGCCTGATCAACTAAATGCGAACCTAAATCGTGCATTGATCCTGAACCGTTTTGTTCAGGGTTTTCTTTATGTTCTTTTCCGCTTGGCTCGGTTCTGAATCTGTCGAAACGAATTTCAGTTTCTCTTACATTTCCTAATTTTCCTTCTGCCAAAACTTTTTGTACCTGAAGATAATCACGGTCGAATCTTCTGTTTTGGTAAACACTTAAGAAAAGATTTTTATTTTCAGCCAAATTCACCAGTTCTTCTGCTTCTGAAACCGTAACAGTAAACGGTTTTTCTACAATTACATTTTTTCCAGCTTCCAGAGCCATTTTCACATATTCAAAATGAGTCTGAACCGGAGTATTCACAACAACTACTTCAATATCTGCATTTTTCAGCATCTCTTCTATCGAACGGTAAATTTCTGCATCGGGGTATTTTTCTTTAGAATCATCCTTTGATCTTTCAACAACAGAAGACATAAAAAAACCAGGATGTTCTTTTAAAAATGGAG
Above is a genomic segment from Chryseobacterium mulctrae containing:
- a CDS encoding adenylyltransferase/cytidyltransferase family protein, yielding MKTERIGITFSSFDLLHAGHIKMLEEAKTVCDYLIVGLQIDPSHDRPTKNKPTQTIVERYIQLKAVNAVDEIIPYYTEQDLEDILKSFVIDVRIIGDDYLDRDFTGKKYCEEKGIEIFYNKRDHRFSSSDLRKRIYEAEMAKSK
- the galE gene encoding UDP-glucose 4-epimerase GalE → MAILVTGGLGYIGSHTVVELINNNFEVIIVDDLSNSEKFILHNIEEITGKRPIFYPFDLKRKELLNQVFDAHEIEGCINFAAFKAVGESQEKPIDYYENNLFSLINILQEFKTRKISNFIFSSSCTVYGQADEMPIDENTPLKMPESVYGKTKQMGEEILKDFAKSYKSKIGLLRYFNPIGAHPSALLGELPIGVPNNLVPYVMQTAAGIREKLSIWGNDYPTEDGTPIRDYIYVVDLAKAHVAALKSLISKNSEETVIDVYNLGTGKGSSVLEVVQAFESANEVAVPYQICDRREGDITIAYANADKAERELNWKSETSLEEALKTVWEWQKYLESRKN
- a CDS encoding DegT/DnrJ/EryC1/StrS family aminotransferase: MKKIQMVDLQSQYYKIKNDVDNAVLNVMDSAAFINGPEVKSFQNEMETYLDVKHVIPCANGTDALQIALMGLDLQEGDEVITADFTFAATVEVIHLLKLKSVLVDVDYDTFTISTEAIKKAITPKTKAIIPVHIFGQCANMEEILKIAEEHNLFLIEDNAQAIGSQYTFSSGEVRHAGTMSTVGTTSFFPSKNLGCYGDGGAIFTNNDELAHRLRGIVNHGMYERYYHDEVGVNSRLDSIQAAILRKKLPNLDSYNDARRKAADYYDEAFAGNENILTPKRSENSTHVFHQYTLRILNGKRNELQKFLTEKEIPAMIYYPVALRKQKAYYQESNDADFVNTDKLLDQVISLPMHTELDEEQLKYITDAVLEFMG
- a CDS encoding S8 family serine peptidase, which translates into the protein MKKLLLFCFLAGYSTSFAQTELVFVYFTGKPNKAAFYANPLSELSQKSLNRRTALGIALNDQDAPIEQSYIQNLQNLGFTITDYSKWLNGVAVNANQAQVNLIKTQPFVQSVESFAKNSSLVLKTQNTNKWSDFESTQKNQTVFDYGSGSEQIDQINLRPLHLAGFTGTGVTIAVIDTGFPTVNTGSAFSRLWTNNKIKGGYDFVSKGTDIYNPSLNGHGTVVLGAIGGYIADTFVGSAPDADFYLYRSENSAVEVPEEELYWIEAAEEADRKGVDIITTSLGYNNFDDPKYSYTYNDMNGTKSFIGRASEIAVNKGIFVLIAAGNSGEVPWHYITTPADNVKVFSIGSVDSAGNASAFSSYGPNSLGMIKPDASTRGTSSATVDNNTIISVSGTSIATPIAAGGVACLIQAFPGMNRDLMRTNLRQNASLFPAHNDQMGYGILNFGSFYNSTLNTSELVKKNTIVIFPNPVKNILNIATEAQIISTEVYDNLGRMILKSAQKSIKVEDFAKGTYYLKIQTKDKIYYEKFLKQ
- a CDS encoding alpha/beta fold hydrolase; the protein is MKKPNFTLLLFTAGFYYSQTISGTVISKNENQPVSYAKIGVDKENIGVITDENGNFTIDLSKANTSNKIKVEVAGYEPFTETVANFVKQDQQKIYLKEKVKNIQEVVLKTKKLVDKNWGVNTKTKSVMYSVNPEFKKEDFLGETALEFKASKKSKIKNINLNIASITADRPVIMRYTIYNEKNGLPNESILDEEITVELTKDKIVDGTFTLDVNDKNIWVQGKFFVGIQFLKEFEGRLNISAALFRTGYIRKFYDEWKKMTIAAPAINIDVKVDKNAKDENKHEELSEESIASFFPDVSTYQIASEESVYGKNLEVGKILNLKNADLYYEVYGEGEPLFLLHGNSGSIKDFYQQIPVLSKQYKVIVMDTRAQGKSIDKTKNDLDYKIFADDVKALADHLGLQKINIAGWSDGGNTGLEFALIYPKNLNRLITIGANAFPDGVDQELLNNFNIKYKVLQLQNNPEKLNERRLLKLMLKEPNISEKQLNKIQNKVLVIAGEKDVIKQSHTEFLAKQMPNSELKIYKDTTHMIPFENADQLNQDILEFLKQ
- a CDS encoding peptidogalycan biosysnthesis protein, encoding MPYTFKIFNSTTELPINWNIIIGQQNIMLSEEYFSVLEESKPMNMKYCFVGFFSDEELIGGALFQYLSFIEHKSFQKDEILCSLRNFLTKQLSKDVMILGNNMLTGQNGFYFDTSKIPTEKAILLLNEVSQNIQAILGKTSLIIYKDYQKSFLKNFEEEKFKSFYRFSVQPNMILNIKPEWNCFEDYSNDLSKKYRARLKSAKKKIDGIQKLELDIQSIKKHQNEMNILYQNVAENAPFNTFFLTKDHFESMKQNLEENFKVFGYFFNEKLIGFYTLILNNNDIDTYFLGYDKEIQKEKHIYLNMLFDMTEFGISNQFKRIVFGRTALEIKSTIGAEPVEIFGLIKHNNKAINPFMEKIFTSLNPKVEWIQRKPFK
- a CDS encoding DUF1761 domain-containing protein — its product is MIQINFLAILLASLIPLVMGFIWYNPKLLGKAWMRECGLTEEKMKGANMGVVFILSIILSFLIGMFLQFVTIHQFGALGMIGGDETLAKPSYAAFMNDYGKAYRSFGHGALHSFMTGIFFVFPLIAINAMFERKSWKYVFINTGFWTITITLMGGIICGWYAMDGFNWVTQK